The DNA region GGGGGCGGGGGCGGTCGGGTTTCGGGAGCGGTCGGGTCGGGGGCGGCCAGGCGGGTCGGGGGCGTGGGACCGTGGGGGAACTCGTTGACAGCCCCGGGGGTGCGTGCCACTCTCATCATTAGATAGCAACCTATCGATTTCTGAGGAGGCAGCACCACCATGTCCACGTCCACTGCCGCCCGCTCCCGGGTCTCCGCGTTCCAGAGGCTCGGCAACCGGACCATGCGGCTCTTCCACGGGCTCGGCATGCCCGTCGGCCCGATGCACCTGCTGAAGGTCAGGGGCCGGAAGTCCGGCCGCGAGTACACCAACCCGGTCGCCCCGGTACGGATCGACGGCGTGATGTACCTGCTCCAGGCCTTCCCGGGCTCCGACTGGACGAAGAACGTCCGGGCGGCGGGCGAGGCGGTCCTGGTCCGCGGGCGCCGGGCACGGCGCGTCCGACTGGTCGAGGTCCCGCCGGAGGAGCGCGGCCCGGTCGTCCGGGAGTTCCCCGGCCAGGTGCCCATGGGGGCGGGCATCTTCGTCAAGAACGGCGTGGTGCCCGACAAGCGGCCGGAGAGCTTCGAACGGGCCGCGCAGGGGATCCCGGTGTTCCGGGTCGTGCCACTCGACTGACCCCGGCCCCGTGGGGTTCCGCGCTTCCGCGCCCGCCGGGTCCGCCGGGTCCGCCGGGTCTCGCTTGGTCCCGTGCCCTGCGGTGGCCCCGGCCCGGCCCCCCGGTCCAGTCCCCCGGTCCAGTCCCCCGAGTCCGGCCTCCCGCGGACCGGCCTCCCGCAGGCCGTCTCGCCCGGCCCCGCTTCCCGCAGGCGGCACCCCCAGGCCGGGGACCTGCGGCGTCGGGCGTCGGCGCTAGGCTGCGCGGGGTGATGTCGCGATCGGCGGGAGGCCCGAATGCCCAGGCGGGAGAGCGTGGACGAGGACCCGGCCGTCGAGGGGCCGCCCGTCGAGGGGCCGTCCACGGAGGTCGCGGCCATGGAGGTCGCGGCTACCGGGCTGCCGGCTGAGCCGGCGTCCGCGGCGGTGGATCCCGGTCCGACGTGGCTGCGCACCAGCGTTGCGCCGAAGCTGCACCTGACCGCGAAGTCCTGCCGCGCGTTCTTCGAGGGGCGCCTCGCCGAGGAGGGCGCGACCTTCGCCGCCTGGACGGTACTGGCGGCCCTGAAGCTGGAAGGCCCGATGATCCAGCGCGCCCTCGCGCGCTACCTGGGCATCGAGGGGCCGACCCTGTCCCGGCAGCTGGAACAGATGGAACGCCGGGGGCTCGTGGTGCGCCGCCGCACCGACACCGACCGCCGCGCCGCCACCGTCGAACTGGCACCCGACGGGGAGGCGATGTACGCGCGGATCTCGGCCGTCGCGGTGCGCAGCCAGCAGGAGATGCTGCAGGGCCTCAGTGACGGCGACGTCGCCCAGCTCGCCGTCCTGCTGGACCGGATCCTCGGCAACGTCGGAGCAGGCTGACCCCGGTCGTCGGTGCCCGAAGTGCGGGGCGGAACATGGGTTCCCGTGTCGACCAATCATCCTGCCAATCAGCCCCCCGCCGACGCCGCCCCGCCCTCCTCCCCGCCGGCCTCCTCCCCGCCGGCCTCGGCCCCGGCCCCTTCGGCGCCCGCCACCCCTGTGCCCGCCGCCACCCGGCCGGTCGTCACCCCGCTCGCCGTCGCCCCGCCCGCCGTCACCCCGCCCTGGTACCGGCGAGCCGCGCGCGGAGCCTTCGCGGACCTCAGCCCGCTGCGCGACAACGCCGACTACCGGCGGGTCTGGTTCGGCCAGGTCGTCTCCTCGATCGGCCAGCAGATGACGGCCGTCGCCGTCTCCGTCGAGGTCTACGATCTGACCGGCTCCAGCTTCGCGACCGGCCTGGTCGGCCTCTTCTCCCTCTTCCCCCTCATCGCCTTCGGCCTCTACGGCGGTGCGATCGCCGACAGCGTCGACCGCCGCCGCCTCGGCCTGATCGGCTCGGCCGGCCTGGCCGTCGTCTCCGCGGTCCTCGCCGCCCAGGCGCTGGCGGGCCTCGGCCTCGTAGCCGTCCTCTACGCCGCCGTCGCCGTCCAGGCGGGCTTCTTCGCGCTGGGCTCACCCGCCCGCTCGGCGATGATCCCGCGCCTGGTCCCCGCCGCCCAGCTCCCCGCGGCCAACGCCCTGAACACCGTCAGCATGAACCTCGGCCTCACCGTCGGCCCCATGCTCGGCGGCGTCCTCATCGGCGCCTACGGAGTCCAGTCCGCCTACCTCGTCGACACCGTCGCCTTCGCCGCCACCATCTACGCCATGTGGCGCCTGCCCGCCATGCGCCCGCTCGGCGAGGGCAAGGGCCGGGCCTCCGTCCTCGACGGCCTCCGCTTCCTGCGTGAGCAGCCCAACCTGCGCACCAGCTTCCTCGCCGACCTCGCCGCGATGATCTTCGGCATGCCGCGCGCCCTCTTCCCCGCCATCGCGGTGACCTTCTACGGCGGCGACGCCCGCACCGTCGGCCTCCTCGTCGCCGCCCCCGCCGTGGGCGCCCTCGTCGGAGCCGTCTTCTCCGGCTGGGTCGGCCGCGTCCGCCGCCAGGGCGCCGCCGTCCTCGCCGCCGTCGTCGCCTGGGGCCTCGCCATCGCGGCCTTCGGCCTCGTCCGCAACCTCTGGCTCGGCCTCCTCCTGCTTGCCGTCGCCGGCTGCGCCGACACCGTCAGCATGATCTTCCGCAACACGATGATGCAGGTCGCCGCCCCCGACGAGATGCGCGGCCGACTCCAGGGCGTCTTCATCGTGATCGTCGCCGGCGGCCCCCGCCTCGGCGACTTCGAGTCCGGCGCGGTCGCCTCCCTCACCAGCCCCGCCGTCTCCGTCGTCACCGGCGGCCTCGCCTGCGTCGCCGCCATCGCCCTCCTCGCCGCCCGCCGCCCCGCCTTCCTCCGCTACGACGCCCGCCACCCCACCCCCTGACCCCACCACCCATACCTGGCAGCGAGCACCCCCCG from Kitasatospora sp. NBC_00458 includes:
- a CDS encoding MarR family winged helix-turn-helix transcriptional regulator: MPRRESVDEDPAVEGPPVEGPSTEVAAMEVAATGLPAEPASAAVDPGPTWLRTSVAPKLHLTAKSCRAFFEGRLAEEGATFAAWTVLAALKLEGPMIQRALARYLGIEGPTLSRQLEQMERRGLVVRRRTDTDRRAATVELAPDGEAMYARISAVAVRSQQEMLQGLSDGDVAQLAVLLDRILGNVGAG
- a CDS encoding MFS transporter; the protein is MRDNADYRRVWFGQVVSSIGQQMTAVAVSVEVYDLTGSSFATGLVGLFSLFPLIAFGLYGGAIADSVDRRRLGLIGSAGLAVVSAVLAAQALAGLGLVAVLYAAVAVQAGFFALGSPARSAMIPRLVPAAQLPAANALNTVSMNLGLTVGPMLGGVLIGAYGVQSAYLVDTVAFAATIYAMWRLPAMRPLGEGKGRASVLDGLRFLREQPNLRTSFLADLAAMIFGMPRALFPAIAVTFYGGDARTVGLLVAAPAVGALVGAVFSGWVGRVRRQGAAVLAAVVAWGLAIAAFGLVRNLWLGLLLLAVAGCADTVSMIFRNTMMQVAAPDEMRGRLQGVFIVIVAGGPRLGDFESGAVASLTSPAVSVVTGGLACVAAIALLAARRPAFLRYDARHPTP
- a CDS encoding nitroreductase/quinone reductase family protein; translated protein: MSTSTAARSRVSAFQRLGNRTMRLFHGLGMPVGPMHLLKVRGRKSGREYTNPVAPVRIDGVMYLLQAFPGSDWTKNVRAAGEAVLVRGRRARRVRLVEVPPEERGPVVREFPGQVPMGAGIFVKNGVVPDKRPESFERAAQGIPVFRVVPLD